Proteins co-encoded in one Kutzneria chonburiensis genomic window:
- a CDS encoding metal-dependent hydrolase — MTEPDKLLLQPRDVRFDWSALPMHWVPREPFATHVLNVLHLLLPEGERWFCEVFQQALPMITDDRLAEDVRGFIGQEAVHAEAHQGVLDHLPANGLDPQPFVDEVSWIFKRILGERPTLTVRGRQEYLIERLAMVAAIEHVTAFLGDWILNSPGLDRAEANPTMLDLLRWHGAEEVEHRCVAFDVMRHFDGRYLRRARAMVIAGPTLWIMWVKGAKFLLANDPELPRGTKPRLRDYRRAVRKGLMPGPWRTAKSMSRYFKPSYYPTQEGSTAQAVAYLAQSPAAQAAH, encoded by the coding sequence ATGACGGAGCCCGACAAGCTGCTGCTGCAACCCCGTGACGTGCGGTTCGACTGGTCGGCGCTGCCGATGCACTGGGTGCCGAGGGAACCGTTCGCGACGCACGTGCTGAACGTGCTGCACCTGCTGCTCCCGGAAGGCGAGCGGTGGTTCTGCGAGGTGTTCCAGCAGGCCCTGCCGATGATCACGGACGACCGGCTGGCCGAGGATGTCAGGGGCTTCATCGGCCAGGAGGCGGTGCACGCGGAGGCCCACCAAGGGGTGCTGGACCACCTGCCGGCCAACGGCCTGGACCCGCAGCCGTTCGTGGACGAGGTGTCCTGGATCTTCAAGCGGATCCTCGGGGAGAGGCCGACGCTGACGGTGCGGGGCCGCCAGGAGTACCTGATCGAGCGGCTGGCCATGGTGGCGGCGATCGAGCACGTGACGGCGTTCCTTGGCGACTGGATCCTCAACTCGCCGGGGCTTGACCGGGCCGAGGCGAACCCGACGATGCTGGATCTGCTGCGCTGGCACGGGGCGGAAGAGGTGGAACACCGCTGCGTCGCCTTTGACGTGATGCGACACTTCGACGGGCGCTACCTGCGCCGAGCCCGGGCGATGGTGATCGCCGGCCCGACGCTGTGGATCATGTGGGTGAAGGGCGCGAAGTTCCTGCTGGCCAACGATCCGGAGCTGCCCCGCGGCACGAAGCCCCGGCTGCGGGACTATCGGCGGGCGGTCCGAAAAGGACTGATGCCGGGACCGTGGCGCACAGCGAAGTCGATGTCCCGCTACTTCAAGCCGAGCTACTACCCGACGCAGGAGGGCTCGACGGCCCAGGCGGTGGCCTACCTGGCCCAGTCACCGGCCGCCCAGGCAGCGCACTGA
- a CDS encoding PDR/VanB family oxidoreductase, which translates to MPHDPFIRGLTRFTDLYTRSLPYWGRSGKQVQSLERPLNLVVTERKQVADDVVSIRLAGDDLPAWHPGAHLDLHLPSGLRRQYSLCGDPGDLTYRIAAKLIGPGSAEVHELRPGTTVTVHGPRNAFPFVAQGKMLFVAGGIGITPILPMVRMANRLGLDWRLVYKGRSLPFEDELPQGNLTINPGRDELLEHAPEGGAVYVCGPAGMLDAVKRGFRDCPATRLHYERFGPPPIVDGKPFEVQIGRNGPVLDVPADRSALAVLRDFRPGVPYSCQQGFCGTCRQRTVDGNDILVCVERTDGERLVLEER; encoded by the coding sequence ATGCCGCACGACCCCTTCATCCGCGGCCTGACCAGGTTCACGGACCTCTATACAAGGTCGCTGCCGTACTGGGGCCGCAGCGGCAAACAGGTGCAAAGCCTCGAACGACCACTGAATCTCGTTGTCACCGAACGGAAACAGGTCGCAGACGATGTCGTGAGCATCAGGCTGGCCGGTGACGACCTGCCGGCCTGGCATCCCGGCGCGCACCTGGATCTGCACCTGCCGTCGGGACTGCGCCGGCAGTACTCGCTGTGCGGCGACCCGGGCGACCTCACGTACCGGATCGCGGCCAAGCTGATCGGCCCCGGCTCGGCCGAGGTGCACGAGCTACGCCCTGGCACCACGGTCACCGTGCACGGCCCGCGCAACGCCTTTCCCTTCGTGGCCCAGGGAAAGATGTTGTTCGTGGCCGGCGGCATCGGCATCACGCCGATCCTGCCGATGGTGAGGATGGCCAACCGGCTCGGCCTCGACTGGCGACTGGTCTACAAGGGACGGTCGCTGCCGTTCGAAGACGAGCTGCCACAAGGCAATCTCACCATCAACCCCGGCCGGGACGAGCTCCTCGAGCACGCCCCGGAAGGCGGCGCGGTCTACGTCTGCGGACCGGCGGGCATGCTGGACGCCGTCAAGAGAGGCTTCCGTGACTGCCCGGCAACGCGCCTGCACTATGAGCGGTTCGGCCCGCCGCCGATCGTCGACGGCAAGCCGTTCGAAGTCCAAATAGGACGGAACGGCCCGGTGCTCGACGTGCCGGCGGACCGGTCGGCGCTGGCCGTGCTGAGGGACTTCCGACCCGGCGTGCCCTACTCGTGCCAGCAAGGCTTCTGCGGCACCTGCCGGCAACGCACGGTCGACGGCAACGACATCCTGGTGTGCGTGGAGCGCACCGACGGCGAGCGCTTGGTGCTGGAGGAGCGATGA